From the genome of Geoglobus ahangari, one region includes:
- the trxB gene encoding thioredoxin-disulfide reductase produces MEVVLDADVIERRESEEREYDVIIVGAGPAGLTAAIYSARYGLSTAFFETVDPASQLSLTPVIENFPGFEGSGFELLEKMKNQALKFGAEHKFENVEKLRKVNGKFEVVTESGTYYARALIIATGGKHRELGVPGEKEFVGRGVSYCATCDGHFFRGKKVLVVGGGNTAVTDAIYLKEIGCDVTLIHRRDELRAEKALQEELFSRNIPVIWNSVVLRIEGEEKVERVVILNRVTNEESVLEVDGVFIAVGIRPATDIVMDLGVERDSAGYIRVDKKQRTNVEGVFAAGDCCDNPLKQVVTACGDGAVAANSAFEYVKMMKS; encoded by the coding sequence TTGGAGGTAGTGCTGGACGCTGACGTGATAGAGAGGCGAGAGTCTGAGGAGAGAGAGTATGACGTCATAATAGTCGGTGCTGGCCCGGCAGGGCTGACAGCAGCAATCTACTCGGCCAGATACGGTCTCTCGACCGCCTTCTTTGAGACCGTGGATCCTGCGTCTCAGCTATCGCTGACTCCGGTAATCGAGAACTTCCCGGGGTTTGAGGGTAGCGGTTTCGAGCTCCTTGAGAAGATGAAGAATCAGGCCCTGAAGTTCGGGGCGGAGCACAAATTCGAAAACGTGGAGAAGCTCAGGAAGGTGAACGGAAAGTTTGAGGTTGTGACCGAGAGCGGAACGTATTATGCGAGGGCGCTGATAATAGCCACGGGGGGAAAGCACAGGGAGCTCGGAGTTCCGGGCGAGAAGGAGTTCGTCGGAAGGGGTGTAAGCTATTGTGCTACATGCGATGGACACTTCTTCAGGGGCAAGAAGGTGCTCGTCGTTGGTGGAGGGAACACAGCTGTGACAGATGCAATATACCTCAAGGAGATCGGGTGCGACGTTACGCTCATCCACAGGAGGGACGAGCTGAGGGCTGAGAAAGCTCTGCAGGAGGAACTGTTCAGCAGAAACATTCCTGTGATCTGGAACAGCGTGGTTCTGAGAATAGAGGGCGAAGAGAAGGTCGAGAGAGTGGTGATCCTCAACAGGGTGACGAACGAGGAATCTGTGCTCGAGGTTGACGGTGTGTTCATTGCCGTCGGAATAAGGCCTGCAACCGACATAGTCATGGACTTGGGCGTGGAAAGGGACTCGGCAGGATACATCAGGGTTGACAAGAAGCAGAGAACAAATGTCGAGGGTGTGTTTGCTGCCGGAGACTGCTGCGATAACCCGCTGAAGCAGGTCGTCACGGCATGCGGGGATGGAGCGGTTGCTGCAAACTCGGCCTTCGAGTACGTTAAGATGATGAAGAGCTAA
- a CDS encoding ADP-ribosylglycohydrolase family protein, with the protein MLGLAAGDALGMPVEGMDFDEIRRRFGLVDRFMASEDGLREGEWTDDTEQALILAESIISTTYFSPEDFANRLKRIELSHRYGPTSSKAIANLRRGVSWRESGLESDTNGSAMRSPPIGLVYHHNYNLVEDYAVIASSITHRGSGAIAASVAVAVGVATILNEDERGVEEVVKRAEKYDSLVAEKIEYAYQIRTSSLERAVKEIGNSIMAFDSVPLAFYCYFSSKTFEQAVVKAASAGGDTDTIAAIAGALKGTEVGIEGIPERFRSVKDYEKIIGIADGLYETFLKISRIF; encoded by the coding sequence ATGCTCGGGCTTGCTGCCGGTGACGCTCTCGGCATGCCTGTGGAGGGGATGGACTTCGACGAGATAAGAAGGAGATTCGGGCTCGTCGACAGGTTCATGGCCTCCGAGGATGGGCTGAGGGAGGGAGAGTGGACAGACGACACCGAGCAGGCGCTAATTCTGGCCGAGTCGATAATCAGCACGACATACTTCTCTCCCGAAGACTTTGCAAACAGACTGAAGCGGATCGAGCTCTCCCACAGGTACGGCCCCACATCATCGAAGGCCATAGCCAACCTCAGAAGGGGGGTTTCGTGGAGGGAGAGCGGTCTCGAGTCCGACACCAACGGCTCAGCGATGCGCTCACCTCCGATTGGACTGGTCTACCACCACAACTACAACCTCGTGGAGGACTACGCAGTCATAGCCTCGTCCATCACGCACAGGGGGTCGGGGGCGATTGCTGCGAGCGTTGCAGTTGCGGTTGGCGTCGCGACGATCCTGAACGAAGACGAGAGAGGCGTGGAGGAGGTTGTGAAGAGGGCTGAGAAGTACGACTCCCTTGTGGCTGAGAAGATAGAGTACGCTTACCAGATTCGAACATCAAGCCTTGAAAGAGCTGTAAAGGAGATAGGAAACTCGATAATGGCCTTCGACTCGGTTCCGCTCGCTTTTTACTGCTACTTCTCGTCCAAAACGTTTGAGCAGGCTGTAGTGAAGGCTGCAAGCGCTGGAGGCGACACGGACACAATCGCGGCAATCGCAGGAGCTCTTAAGGGAACGGAGGTCGGCATTGAGGGCATACCGGAGAGGTTCAGAAGTGTAAAGGACTACGAAAAAATAATAGGCATTGCAGACGGGCTTTACGAGACTTTTCTGAAGATCTCACGGATATTTTAG
- a CDS encoding RAD55 family ATPase, whose product MMRIKTGIIGFDTIIGGGYRPNTVNVVVGASGTGKTIFSLQFLLKGIELGEKGIYVSFDMDAKAIRILAESLGWYELVKAIENGELLVTRSHADSISYLNEGRYRLH is encoded by the coding sequence ATGATGAGAATTAAAACCGGAATCATAGGCTTCGACACGATCATCGGTGGGGGTTACAGACCAAACACCGTCAATGTGGTTGTTGGCGCCTCCGGTACGGGTAAGACCATTTTTTCACTGCAGTTTCTGCTAAAGGGAATCGAACTCGGTGAAAAAGGAATATATGTGTCCTTTGACATGGATGCCAAGGCTATAAGGATTCTTGCTGAATCTCTCGGGTGGTACGAGCTTGTGAAGGCCATAGAAAACGGAGAGCTGCTTGTAACCCGAAGTCACGCGGACTCAATCTCATACCTGAACGAGGGACGTTATAGGTTACATTGA
- a CDS encoding ATPase domain-containing protein, producing the protein MSSLDFSVRKDINWFFDQLRASGTSIVTVEEPFTATLSRADVALPVFLSDSAVYMKNIGYGEAFSRTIQVIKHRASWHAEGVYPYRIFPGLGIVVESDVEERKTDGDLEQLVKKMKDESLRKRLSFLIERKVPVSRSLIERVLGIYESENR; encoded by the coding sequence ATATCCTCCCTTGACTTCAGCGTTAGGAAGGACATAAACTGGTTCTTTGACCAGCTGAGGGCGAGCGGAACGTCAATCGTTACAGTGGAGGAGCCCTTCACGGCGACGCTCAGCAGGGCTGATGTGGCACTACCGGTCTTCCTTTCCGACTCTGCAGTGTACATGAAGAACATAGGCTATGGTGAGGCGTTCAGCAGGACGATACAGGTCATAAAGCACAGGGCTTCATGGCATGCGGAGGGTGTGTACCCCTACAGGATATTCCCCGGTCTCGGGATTGTCGTGGAGAGCGACGTGGAGGAGAGGAAGACTGACGGAGACCTCGAACAGCTTGTGAAGAAGATGAAGGACGAGTCGCTCAGAAAGAGGCTCAGCTTCCTTATCGAGAGGAAGGTGCCGGTTTCGAGATCTCTAATCGAACGGGTGCTTGGGATCTATGAATCGGAAAATAGGTGA
- a CDS encoding roadblock/LC7 domain-containing protein, with translation MNRKIGDIVRTLASDPSVRGVILYRVDGTPIYANIRDERTVLSHLYFLESQIRTLLEYIFNQNLEEISIKVGNLKFLLLPVTRTLVLSILFVPVSEYRIEVESKRIINSLRPLLIDGI, from the coding sequence ATGAATCGGAAAATAGGTGACATAGTAAGGACTCTGGCCTCAGACCCGTCTGTGAGGGGCGTCATACTCTACAGAGTGGATGGAACCCCAATTTACGCGAACATCCGCGATGAGCGTACTGTCCTGTCCCACCTGTACTTTCTGGAGAGTCAGATTAGAACCCTCCTCGAGTACATTTTCAACCAGAACCTTGAGGAGATTTCCATAAAGGTTGGGAACCTGAAGTTCCTTCTTTTACCGGTAACCCGGACCCTTGTTTTGAGCATACTGTTTGTTCCCGTTTCTGAATACAGGATCGAGGTTGAATCCAAAAGAATAATAAACTCGCTGAGACCATTACTAATAGATGGAATATAG
- a CDS encoding UbiA family prenyltransferase, whose protein sequence is MISPPNIIFPFPLIPLIVGFSGGNISDIWKPLLLTLVYYPAINLWNHINDADDDRKAGKDNPFSEKDVRAVALVITFGLYLSSAILSYLFGGVTCFLFYLAVFTATFLYSDNMITKIRLKRHYLGEVGVYVVAVPSYILLLYTSIASLDKIGVFLALLFLPLMLSTVFIKDLKDITADKKAGLYTLGVAFTPETLIKVFSSLILIYYLTIIVFYRGTSHVYSAIPVIGAITGIAGFVHNRWEISRKTVKYYLVIFYSSLSSVILFLAISALQIAKT, encoded by the coding sequence TTGATTTCGCCACCAAATATAATATTCCCCTTTCCCTTAATTCCATTGATTGTGGGATTTTCGGGGGGGAACATTTCTGATATTTGGAAACCACTGCTTCTGACACTAGTGTATTATCCGGCTATAAATCTGTGGAACCACATTAATGACGCGGATGATGATCGCAAGGCTGGAAAGGATAACCCATTTTCAGAAAAAGATGTAAGGGCTGTTGCACTTGTGATAACTTTTGGACTGTATTTGAGTTCGGCAATTCTTTCATATCTGTTTGGAGGAGTGACGTGTTTTCTGTTTTATCTCGCAGTGTTCACTGCGACGTTTTTGTATTCAGATAACATGATAACAAAAATCAGGCTCAAGAGACATTATCTTGGAGAGGTGGGGGTGTATGTTGTCGCAGTTCCGTCATATATTCTGTTACTGTACACTTCCATCGCCTCTCTTGACAAAATCGGAGTTTTTCTGGCATTACTCTTCCTTCCGTTAATGCTCTCCACAGTATTCATAAAAGACCTAAAGGACATTACCGCCGACAAAAAGGCTGGCTTATACACCTTAGGAGTGGCCTTCACTCCAGAAACATTGATAAAAGTGTTTTCTTCACTAATTCTGATATATTACCTCACAATAATCGTTTTCTATCGTGGAACATCGCACGTTTATTCAGCCATCCCTGTTATTGGAGCCATAACCGGTATTGCTGGATTCGTACACAACAGATGGGAGATTTCAAGAAAGACGGTAAAATACTACCTCGTTATCTTCTATTCCTCACTATCATCAGTGATACTTTTTTTGGCAATTTCGGCACTACAGATTGCAAAAACCTAA
- a CDS encoding DUF502 domain-containing protein, producing the protein MLERLRNTFITGLLIFLPLATTVFIIYWAVMAVENLMSPAIRASPYYFPGMSVLLLVLVILALGAFGTHAIGQKAILKVEQWLKRVPIVRTVYVGVKEALKAVVESDVERLKGVVLVEYPRKGVYAIGFTSGSRIEVAEKSTGKRLVNVFIPTSPNPTSGLVVLVPEDELIYLDISVEEAMKIVISGGFSGT; encoded by the coding sequence ATGCTCGAGAGGTTGAGGAACACGTTCATAACCGGTCTGCTCATTTTCCTGCCTCTTGCCACTACCGTGTTCATAATATACTGGGCAGTTATGGCCGTGGAAAATCTGATGAGCCCTGCGATCAGGGCGAGCCCCTACTACTTCCCCGGCATGAGCGTTCTCCTCCTCGTTCTTGTAATCCTCGCCCTCGGAGCTTTTGGAACACATGCCATAGGTCAGAAGGCGATTCTGAAGGTGGAACAATGGCTGAAGAGAGTGCCCATAGTCAGGACAGTTTATGTTGGCGTGAAGGAGGCGCTGAAGGCTGTGGTAGAGTCGGATGTGGAGCGGCTCAAGGGTGTTGTCCTCGTGGAGTACCCGAGGAAGGGTGTGTACGCGATCGGGTTCACATCGGGGTCGAGAATAGAGGTGGCCGAGAAAAGCACAGGCAAGAGGCTTGTGAACGTGTTCATCCCCACCTCGCCCAACCCGACATCCGGCCTTGTTGTTCTCGTTCCAGAGGATGAGCTGATTTATCTGGACATAAGCGTGGAGGAGGCGATGAAGATAGTGATATCCGGCGGGTTTAGCGGAACATGA
- a CDS encoding NAD(P)/FAD-dependent oxidoreductase gives MYDVVIVGAGYAGSSLSGQLEKLKDVLVIDERGVGEKSTSISSFLKILDDEVVLNEYDEYTIMTVDGESYTYEFDEPVLGLVDYKKLCERAVSHDVHSARVEEYGDGYVRLSDGEVIRAKVVVDCTGVYGQKLRARFGLPSPPFRVSLSFAEIKNGGSGIRSNSLYLIVGHANLGGWIYPVDNTKSEFGFAQGSRKGEAEFPELRQVAETMGFRMHKDTTIKRSEYAFGFVKQVVRGSVVLFGDSCGLVHPTYIMGIHYIHRFAPILAEHVAGYLRGEKTSLEKYQRLWREALKRAADNIARGYAIWDLPVDEQIKVTKVQIRAGIKPESILDHMWAFDEKFQVFAKNPPKLWDFPLRLYLNYIRYRLSFMFR, from the coding sequence GTGTACGATGTTGTTATTGTTGGCGCCGGTTACGCTGGATCAAGTCTCTCAGGGCAGCTGGAAAAGCTGAAAGACGTGCTGGTTATTGACGAACGGGGTGTTGGTGAAAAGAGCACGAGCATATCGTCTTTTCTGAAGATCCTCGATGACGAGGTTGTGCTGAACGAGTACGACGAGTACACGATAATGACAGTTGACGGAGAGTCCTACACCTACGAATTCGATGAGCCGGTACTCGGTCTGGTAGATTACAAGAAGCTGTGTGAGAGGGCGGTCTCGCATGATGTCCACAGCGCCCGGGTTGAGGAGTATGGCGACGGATACGTCAGGCTGAGCGACGGAGAGGTTATAAGGGCAAAGGTCGTCGTGGACTGCACAGGTGTTTACGGCCAGAAACTGAGAGCAAGGTTCGGCCTGCCATCACCACCGTTCAGGGTGTCCCTGTCATTTGCAGAGATCAAAAACGGGGGCTCAGGCATCAGGAGCAACAGCCTGTACCTCATTGTCGGTCACGCGAATCTCGGCGGGTGGATTTACCCCGTTGACAATACGAAGTCTGAATTCGGATTCGCCCAAGGGAGCAGAAAAGGTGAGGCAGAATTTCCTGAGCTGAGACAGGTTGCCGAGACGATGGGCTTCAGGATGCACAAAGATACGACAATTAAAAGAAGCGAGTACGCATTTGGTTTTGTAAAACAGGTTGTTAGGGGGAGCGTAGTACTGTTCGGAGACTCGTGCGGACTCGTTCATCCCACATACATCATGGGAATCCATTACATTCATCGATTTGCTCCGATCCTTGCAGAGCATGTGGCAGGTTACCTGAGGGGGGAGAAAACATCGCTCGAAAAATACCAGAGGCTGTGGAGAGAAGCGTTAAAGAGGGCAGCGGACAACATCGCAAGAGGGTATGCAATATGGGATCTGCCAGTAGACGAGCAGATAAAGGTAACAAAAGTCCAGATCAGGGCAGGAATTAAGCCGGAGTCCATTCTCGACCACATGTGGGCATTTGACGAAAAGTTTCAGGTATTCGCGAAAAACCCCCCGAAGCTGTGGGACTTTCCGCTTAGGCTATACCTGAACTACATAAGATACAGGCTGAGCTTCATGTTCCGCTAA
- a CDS encoding transcription factor S produces the protein MEFCPKCKSIMIYQGDKAVCRKCGYEKDAGDAPTLVTVAKRNEEEIPVIEGENVKTLPTTNAICPACGHREAYWWLRQLRAADESEVRFFRCTKCGKTWREYD, from the coding sequence ATGGAGTTCTGTCCAAAGTGTAAGAGCATAATGATATATCAGGGAGACAAGGCGGTCTGCAGGAAGTGCGGATACGAGAAGGATGCTGGAGACGCGCCAACCCTCGTCACCGTCGCCAAAAGAAACGAGGAAGAGATACCGGTGATTGAGGGTGAGAATGTCAAGACCCTGCCAACCACGAACGCAATATGCCCGGCATGCGGCCACAGAGAGGCTTACTGGTGGCTCAGGCAGCTGAGGGCCGCAGACGAGAGCGAGGTGAGGTTCTTCAGGTGCACCAAGTGCGGGAAGACTTGGAGAGAGTACGATTAA
- a CDS encoding NUDIX domain-containing protein: MKCITLTVDAIVPYKGGIVLIKRRNDPYRGYYALPGGIVEYGERVEDAVVREVREETGLECRVRKLVGVYSDPERDPRGHFVSVCFLVEVTGGELKADSDAAEVKVFKLGELPELAFDHEKMIRDAEVVLNGVLSKV; this comes from the coding sequence ATGAAATGTATAACGCTCACCGTTGACGCCATAGTGCCTTACAAGGGCGGGATAGTTCTGATAAAGAGGAGAAACGACCCCTACAGGGGATACTACGCCCTCCCAGGCGGGATAGTGGAGTACGGGGAGAGGGTCGAGGATGCGGTCGTGAGAGAGGTGAGGGAAGAGACGGGGCTCGAATGCAGGGTGAGGAAGCTGGTTGGAGTCTACTCAGACCCTGAAAGAGATCCGAGGGGGCACTTTGTAAGCGTGTGCTTCCTCGTTGAGGTTACCGGTGGTGAGCTCAAAGCAGATAGCGATGCAGCGGAGGTAAAGGTATTTAAGCTGGGAGAGCTTCCAGAACTTGCATTCGATCATGAGAAGATGATCAGGGACGCTGAGGTGGTGCTGAATGGAGTTCTGTCCAAAGTGTAA
- a CDS encoding PHP domain-containing protein, with product MDLHIHSVYSDGTATIDEIARKARERGMRIIAVVDHSAEHPRGLNESKARRRRVEIEQAEQKYGIRILDGVECGILEDGKIILPKHDFDLIIASLHTPVRRDELYRRIKRCILEQDFHVLGHLHAGMFSLDGRSEEEDMEILDLLEESGKALEINSNHMAPPESTLELCRGRRILYSFGSDAHTLARVGEISYSKKMAKLYLDRGRNIIHEMYNAHR from the coding sequence GTGGACCTACACATACACAGCGTGTACTCGGATGGAACCGCGACAATTGACGAGATTGCGAGGAAGGCAAGGGAGAGGGGAATGAGGATAATCGCCGTGGTCGATCACTCCGCCGAGCACCCGAGAGGCCTGAACGAGAGCAAGGCGAGGAGAAGGAGAGTGGAGATAGAACAGGCGGAGCAGAAGTACGGGATCAGGATCCTCGACGGTGTTGAGTGCGGGATACTGGAGGACGGAAAGATAATCCTGCCAAAGCATGACTTTGACCTCATAATTGCCTCCCTTCACACCCCCGTCAGGAGAGACGAGCTATACAGGAGAATAAAGAGGTGCATTCTGGAGCAGGACTTCCACGTTCTCGGCCACCTGCATGCGGGCATGTTCTCCCTCGACGGCAGGAGCGAGGAAGAGGACATGGAGATCCTCGACCTTCTTGAGGAGAGCGGAAAAGCGCTGGAGATCAACTCCAACCACATGGCTCCTCCGGAAAGCACGCTCGAGCTGTGCAGGGGCAGGAGGATCCTGTACTCCTTCGGCAGCGACGCCCACACCCTCGCCAGAGTTGGTGAGATATCATATTCAAAAAAGATGGCAAAGCTTTATCTCGACAGGGGTAGAAACATAATCCATGAAATGTATAACGCTCACCGTTGA
- the artA gene encoding archaeosortase A, giving the protein MLEFLSIALMFLYAVLRKKPLGFFAWFIFGVSWLLKIPHYLQISDYYNTVIMVLAFSLFTFMGLTILRSENQDVFVSATSVAFVSSLIYFSFALTELKTLLITHTADMTVILGKTLGFNFTRYDWNIIEYGGRYVEIILACTGIESMALFAGIAVSTKADLKRRVYAFLVSVPVIYVLNLLRNVFITAAFGEQWFGPDSFYIAHHVISKILATLALIAISVAVFRFLPEFADLIFNLKDEMVRTWKRQE; this is encoded by the coding sequence ATGCTGGAATTCCTCTCGATCGCGCTCATGTTCCTGTATGCTGTCCTGAGGAAAAAACCCCTCGGCTTCTTCGCGTGGTTCATCTTCGGTGTTAGCTGGCTGCTCAAGATCCCCCACTACCTTCAGATCTCCGACTACTACAACACCGTGATAATGGTTCTCGCATTTTCCCTCTTCACCTTTATGGGTTTAACAATCCTGAGATCGGAGAATCAGGACGTTTTCGTCTCGGCAACATCCGTGGCGTTCGTCTCGTCCCTTATCTACTTCTCCTTCGCACTGACCGAGCTGAAGACCCTTCTAATAACCCACACCGCCGACATGACCGTCATCCTTGGAAAAACGCTCGGCTTCAACTTCACGAGGTACGACTGGAACATCATAGAGTACGGGGGAAGGTATGTGGAGATCATACTCGCGTGCACGGGCATAGAGAGCATGGCCCTGTTTGCCGGGATAGCCGTCTCTACGAAAGCAGACCTGAAGAGGAGAGTTTATGCGTTCCTCGTTTCCGTGCCGGTCATCTACGTCCTCAACCTTCTCAGAAACGTCTTCATAACCGCCGCTTTCGGCGAGCAGTGGTTTGGCCCGGACAGCTTCTACATAGCCCACCACGTGATCTCCAAGATCCTCGCCACGCTCGCGCTCATAGCAATATCTGTTGCAGTCTTCAGGTTCCTTCCCGAGTTTGCAGACCTCATATTCAACCTCAAGGATGAGATGGTGAGAACATGGAAGCGGCAGGAGTGA
- a CDS encoding phosphatidylserine decarboxylase: MEAAGVRIILLSLIISALLAPHLPALSIMLVLFAAFTAFFFRDPDREIGDGVVSPADGRVDVVEGRRLEIFMGLLDCHVNRSPCDGVVVSVEHIPGKFSPAFLKGIRNETNRITIEGEDGTYVVEQIAGFFARRIICYVKEGERVKKGQRIGMIVFGSRVTLEVPEGYRFVIREGERVKAGQTVAVRG, from the coding sequence ATGGAAGCGGCAGGAGTGAGGATAATCCTCCTCTCCCTCATCATCTCCGCCCTGCTCGCACCTCACCTGCCTGCACTCTCCATCATGCTCGTCTTATTCGCAGCCTTCACTGCCTTCTTCTTCAGGGATCCTGACAGGGAGATTGGGGATGGCGTTGTCTCCCCGGCTGACGGCAGGGTTGATGTTGTTGAAGGTAGAAGGCTGGAGATATTCATGGGCCTGCTGGACTGCCACGTTAACCGCTCCCCATGCGACGGAGTTGTTGTGAGCGTTGAGCACATCCCGGGGAAGTTCAGCCCCGCTTTCCTTAAGGGGATCAGGAACGAGACCAACAGGATAACCATAGAGGGTGAGGATGGAACATACGTGGTGGAGCAGATCGCGGGCTTCTTTGCGAGAAGGATAATCTGCTACGTGAAAGAGGGCGAGAGGGTTAAAAAGGGGCAGAGGATAGGGATGATAGTGTTCGGCTCGAGGGTTACGCTGGAGGTGCCTGAGGGGTACAGGTTCGTGATCAGGGAAGGAGAGAGGGTAAAGGCCGGGCAGACCGTGGCGGTGAGAGGATGA
- a CDS encoding CDP-alcohol phosphatidyltransferase family protein, translating into MKKHIDVADYFSFFNVLFGFMAIVMRDPRYLFLAALMDGFDGYLARKGYSGKYGKYVDSLADFASFGVATAFFFPTFSLAYLLAGMYRLARFTAEHHENFVGFPITSASLLVISTRILAGDLIAGIVSVAIAFFMISDIEYRKLRNPVLLLIFAACLVGGLFRIEFVYAILLLSTLYLLSPPFSRKLGKYF; encoded by the coding sequence ATGAAGAAGCACATTGACGTTGCCGACTACTTCTCGTTCTTCAACGTGCTCTTCGGCTTCATGGCCATCGTGATGAGAGACCCGCGCTATCTGTTCCTCGCCGCATTGATGGATGGCTTCGACGGGTATCTTGCGAGGAAGGGGTATTCCGGGAAGTACGGGAAGTATGTTGACTCTCTCGCAGACTTCGCATCATTCGGAGTGGCAACCGCCTTCTTCTTCCCCACGTTCTCCCTCGCATACCTGCTCGCGGGCATGTACAGGCTCGCCAGATTTACGGCCGAGCACCACGAGAACTTCGTTGGGTTCCCGATAACCTCGGCCTCCCTCCTCGTCATCTCTACAAGAATACTCGCAGGAGACTTGATAGCAGGTATCGTGAGCGTGGCCATTGCATTTTTCATGATCAGCGACATAGAGTACAGAAAGCTCAGGAATCCCGTGCTTCTCCTCATTTTCGCCGCCTGTCTGGTGGGCGGGCTGTTCCGCATTGAGTTCGTCTATGCGATTCTGCTCCTGAGCACCCTCTACCTCCTCTCGCCACCCTTCTCCAGAAAATTGGGTAAATATTTTTAA